A genomic stretch from Arachis stenosperma cultivar V10309 chromosome 3, arast.V10309.gnm1.PFL2, whole genome shotgun sequence includes:
- the LOC130968882 gene encoding protein TIFY 6A isoform X2 has translation MERDFMGLSSKEPLVVKEEINDDGSKDSGFTKGSTAQWLFSSKVSAVPHLMSFKVSQDEKPFDSTLKFPAPELQKSFNHNGQGGFHFSMTPHPVQHDVNSVNRPHDVKMFSVSNQAISVSVGNPYLKNHFASAAQNIGSANVKQTLLGGIPITPTIGAVAERNVKTAPPSAQLTIFYAGTVNVFQDISAEKAQAIMLLAGNELAQPKVQAAGSKLGAGDSVPVNQPPCSGVPSPLSVSSHSGAQSGSGSTSTDEFLTAKTTGVPTGSVSKVEPPKVVSATTMLTSAVPQARKASLARFLEKRKERVMNSAPYNLNKKSEEYGTAEHNGATSIASNALPLQVKQG, from the exons ATGGAGAGAGATTTCATGGGTCTAAGCTCAAAGGAGCCACTTGTGGTCAAAGAAGAGATCAACGATGATGGCTCCAAAGATTCTG GCTTCACCAAGGGCTCTACTGCTCAATGGCTTTTCTCAAGCAAAGTCTCTGCTGTTCCACACTTGATGTCTTTTAAGGTTTCTCAAGATGAGAAGCCTTTTGACTCCACTCTAAAGTTCCCTGCTCCTGAACTTCAG AAATCTTTCAATCACAATGGACAAGGTGGCTTTCATTTTTCCATGACTCCGCATCCTGTACAACATGATGTGAATTCTGTGAATCGTCCTCACGATGTGAAGATGTTTTCAGTTTCCAATCAAGCAATTTCAGTTTCTGTGGGGAATCCATACCTGAAGAATCACTTTGCATCGGCTGCTCAGAATATAGGCAGTGCTAATGTGAAGCAGACATTACTTGGGGGAATACCAATTACACCAACCATCGGTGCTGTTGCTGAACG CAATGTGAAAACAGCTCCACCTTCTGCACAACTTACAATCTTCTATGCGGGTACTGTTAATGTCTTCCAAGATATCTCTGCTGAAAAG GCACAAGCTATTATGTTGTTGGCTGGCAATGAGTTGGCACAGCCCAAGGTTCAGGCAGCTGGTTCAAAGTTGGGGGCGGGTGATAGTGTGCCTGTCAATCAACCACCCTGCTCCGGTGTTCCAAGTCCTTTATCCGTCTCATCGCATTCGGGTGCGCAGTCAGGGAGTGGCTCCACTAGTACTGATGAATTTCTGACTGCCAAAACGACCGGGGTTCCCACCGGTTCTGTTAGTAAGGTGGAGCCTCCAAAAGTAGTGAGCGCAACCACTATGTTGACTTCAG CTGTGCCACAGGCTCGTAAAGCATCGTTGGCTCGTTTTCTAGAGAAGCGCAAGGAGAG GGTGATGAATTCAGCACCATATAACCTGAACAAGAAGAGTGAGGAATATGGCACTGCAGAACACAATGGTGCTACCAGCATTGCTTCAAATGCTCTACCACTACAAGTGAAGCAAGGATAG
- the LOC130968882 gene encoding protein TIFY 6A isoform X1 — MERDFMGLSSKEPLVVKEEINDDGSKDSGFTKGSTAQWLFSSKVSAVPHLMSFKVSQDEKPFDSTLKFPAPELQKSFNHNGQGGFHFSMTPHPVQHDVNSVNRPHDVKMFSVSNQAISVSVGNPYLKNHFASAAQNIGSANVKQTLLGGIPITPTIGAVAERNVKTAPPSAQLTIFYAGTVNVFQDISAEKAQAIMLLAGNELAQPKVQAAGSKLGAGDSVPVNQPPCSGVPSPLSVSSHSGAQSGSGSTSTDEFLTAKTTGVPTGSVSKVEPPKVVSATTMLTSAICDAAVPQARKASLARFLEKRKERVMNSAPYNLNKKSEEYGTAEHNGATSIASNALPLQVKQG; from the exons ATGGAGAGAGATTTCATGGGTCTAAGCTCAAAGGAGCCACTTGTGGTCAAAGAAGAGATCAACGATGATGGCTCCAAAGATTCTG GCTTCACCAAGGGCTCTACTGCTCAATGGCTTTTCTCAAGCAAAGTCTCTGCTGTTCCACACTTGATGTCTTTTAAGGTTTCTCAAGATGAGAAGCCTTTTGACTCCACTCTAAAGTTCCCTGCTCCTGAACTTCAG AAATCTTTCAATCACAATGGACAAGGTGGCTTTCATTTTTCCATGACTCCGCATCCTGTACAACATGATGTGAATTCTGTGAATCGTCCTCACGATGTGAAGATGTTTTCAGTTTCCAATCAAGCAATTTCAGTTTCTGTGGGGAATCCATACCTGAAGAATCACTTTGCATCGGCTGCTCAGAATATAGGCAGTGCTAATGTGAAGCAGACATTACTTGGGGGAATACCAATTACACCAACCATCGGTGCTGTTGCTGAACG CAATGTGAAAACAGCTCCACCTTCTGCACAACTTACAATCTTCTATGCGGGTACTGTTAATGTCTTCCAAGATATCTCTGCTGAAAAG GCACAAGCTATTATGTTGTTGGCTGGCAATGAGTTGGCACAGCCCAAGGTTCAGGCAGCTGGTTCAAAGTTGGGGGCGGGTGATAGTGTGCCTGTCAATCAACCACCCTGCTCCGGTGTTCCAAGTCCTTTATCCGTCTCATCGCATTCGGGTGCGCAGTCAGGGAGTGGCTCCACTAGTACTGATGAATTTCTGACTGCCAAAACGACCGGGGTTCCCACCGGTTCTGTTAGTAAGGTGGAGCCTCCAAAAGTAGTGAGCGCAACCACTATGTTGACTTCAG CTATCTGTGATGCAGCTGTGCCACAGGCTCGTAAAGCATCGTTGGCTCGTTTTCTAGAGAAGCGCAAGGAGAG GGTGATGAATTCAGCACCATATAACCTGAACAAGAAGAGTGAGGAATATGGCACTGCAGAACACAATGGTGCTACCAGCATTGCTTCAAATGCTCTACCACTACAAGTGAAGCAAGGATAG
- the LOC130969463 gene encoding plant UBX domain-containing protein 2, with protein MDDVKDKMKGFMKKVNNSFTSSSSAKFKGQGRVLGSSSSPSPPPYATANSTSTPRPRPLNSNPTPPPHKATASSAERDPKPPTSGFDPFDSFVTSSKRSQNGYSLNVYECPVCGNSFRSEDEVSEHVDTCLSNNAERADVSQLADTGADSNAELEVCVGTYVSGKPSHGSIDILLKLLKNVVREPENAKFRKIRLANPKIKEAIAEVVGGTELICFLGFELKDENGETWAVMELPSEEQIRLINKATLLLESQQVSPKSENLAAASADNIDAKPESKPIDRQVKVFFAVPETVAAKIELPDSFYKLSVEEVRREAELRRKKIEESQLLIPKSLKEKQAKAAKKRYTKAIIRIQFPDGVVLQGVFSPWEPTMALYEFVSSALKQPGLEFELMHPVVVRRQAIPRFTKAGENNKTLEDEDLVPSALIKFKPLETDSVVFTGLKNELLQISEPLVNA; from the exons ATGGACGACGttaaagataagatgaaagGCTTCATGAAGAAAGTCAACAACTCTTTCACCTCTTCATCCTCCGCCAAATTCAAGGGCCAAGGTCGCGTCTTGggatcttcttcttctccctctcctccTCCCTATGCAACCGCTAATTCCACTTCCACCCCTCGCCCTCGCCCCCTCAATTCCAATCCCACGCCCCCTCCCCACAAAGCCACCGCCTCTTCCGCCGAGAGGGATCCCAAACCTCCAACTTCTGGGTTCGACCCATTTGATTCATTCGTCACATCATCCAAGAGATCTCAAAACGGGTATTCACTTAATGTATATGAGTGTCCTGTTTGTGGCAATTCTTTTAGATCCGAAGATGAGGTTTCTGAGCATGTGGACACTTGTTTGAGTAACAACGCTGAGCGTGCTGATGTGTCTCAATTGGCAGACACTGGTGCCGACTCCAATGCTGAATTGGAGGTTTGTGTTGGCACTTACGTCTCAGGGAAGCCTTCCCACGGATCCATCGACATTCTTTTGAAGCTGTTGAAGAATGTTGTTAGAGAGCCTGAGAATGCCAAGTTTAGGAAGATCAGATTGGCCAATCCTAAAATTAAGGAGGCTATTGCCGAGGTTGTCGGTGGAACTGAGTTGATTTGCTTTCTTGGCTTTGAACTTAAGGACGAGAATGGCGAGACTTGGGCCGTCATGGAGCTTCCTTCAGAGGAGCAGATAAGATTGATCAACAAAGCAACACTGTTGCTGGAATCACAGCAAGTTTCTCCAAAGAGTGAGAATTTGGCTGCAGCTTCTGCTGACAACATAGATGCAAAACCTGAATCCAAGCCTATCGACAGACAG GTGAAGGTCTTCTTTGCCGTTCCTGAAACTGTTGCAGCAAAAATTGAGCTACCAGATTCCTTCTATAAACTTTCAGTTGAAGAGGTGAGAAGAGAAGCTGAATTAAGGAGAAAAAAGATTGAAGAGTCTCAGCTTTTAATTCCCAAGTCATTAAAGGAAAAGCAAGCAAAAGCTGCCAAGAAGAGATACACAAAAGCTATTATTAGGATTCAGTTTCCAGATGGAGTTGTACTTCAAGGTGTATTTTCTCCATGGGAACCAACTATGGCCCTCTATGAG TTTGTCAGCTCTGCATTGAAACAACCAGGTTTGGAGTTTGAGCTAATGCATCCGGTAGTAGTCCGACGGCAGGCAATCCCTCGGTTCACCAAAGCAGGGGAGAACAATAAAACATTGGAGGATGAGGACTTGGTACCTTCGGCTCTAATCAAGTTCAAGCCACTGGAAACAGATTCTGTTGTTTTCACGGGTCTCAAAAACGAATTGCTTCAAATCAGTGAGCCGCTTGTAAATGCTTAA